GAGGTAGGCGTGGACGTCCGCGAGGAGGACGACGACCTCCATGCCGGCGTCTTGGAGGTCGATGAGTTTGTTCGCGGTCAGGAGATGGCCGAGATGGAGCACGCCGGAGGGCTCGTAGCCGACGTAGGCGCGTTTGCCGTCGGCATCCGTGGCAAGGTCGCGTACTTCGTCGTCGGTCACGACCTCCTCGGCGTTTCGCATGATCAGGTCGTAGGTATCCATTGGTATCGGAGTGAAATCAGCGGACGGGTTTATGTGTTCTTGAACTGTGCGACCATGTCGGTCGGCTCAAAACGGCAGTTTGTCTCGGGCCGATCCCGCGAGGTAGCCCGTCGCCGCGCCGACGCCCGCCCCGACGGCACCGCCAGCCGGACCGGCGACGCCGCCGACTTTACCGCCGACTTTCGCCCCCTTCGCTGCGCCTTCGGAGGCGTGTTTTGATCGCAAACACGGTGGCTCGAGTGATGGCATATCCCTCGCTTCGTCCGGCATCGAAATAATCGTTCGGCTCTCCTCGAGTACCTGGCCGGTGACAGATTGGGACCTGCCTGCCGTACACTCATCCGGTTCGCGCCCGTATCTTCGGGGCGTCTATGGGGTACACGGAGGATTTCATCAACGCAGTCCGGCGAAGCTTCATTCCGCAAATCCACTACCTGCTTCGGGGCACGTTCGGCGGCTACGCCGTCAGCCACACCACAGCGAAAGAGTACGCCCTAACGGCTCGCTGTTCCGAAGCCGACCTTGAGGACATCCTCGAGAAACTGGGCTTTTCCCGGAACCCAATCGCCTCGCTGAAGGTTCGGATGGACGGCAACACCTCGGAGGGGTCGTGGGTCTGGCGAGCGTCGCCGCTCGCGGACAACCAACTGCACATCGTCCTCCACGAACTCGAGGACGAATCCGGCGTCGACGTCTACGCCCACTGGGAGTGTTCGTGGATTCGCCATCCCTACAAACACTACGTCGCGCGGGGCTACGACGCCGATCTGGGTGTCGAACTGGCTCGGCGCTGGCTCACCGACTACGGCGGCGACGAACTCGAGGGAACGGCAGTCGAGTACGAAATCGACAGCTCTGCGAGCCGCCGCCTGAGCGAGTACCTGTCGCTGTCATACTACCAGTTCGAGGACATGTTCGCGGCGATCCGCTCGCGGGTGCCGCAACTGGACGACGAGGATGATCTCGATATCGACCGCGACGGCGAACGCGATGGCGTGTCGCCGCGGATCGCCGACCGCTGACTGAGGTTCCACCGGCAGCGGAACTCTCCTGAAATTGGCCTCAGTAAACTGTTTATTGCCGTTTGGCGGCCGCCAAATTCGAATGTGGGTTTAACACCCCTTGCCGAAATGAGTCCACTAGCGCGATGGCTTCGCTCCCTCCCTGGATCGACACCCGCATCGACGACGGCCTGAACAAGAAGTTAACACAGCGACACGTCGTCGAGACGATGCTCGAGGCAGACCGGCCCTACTTTTCGGCCGAGCAGATCCGCGCACGGGTCCGCCCGGACGTGAGCAAAGAGACCGTTCGACTTCGGCTGAACGAACTGCTCGAAATCGACGTCATCGCAGCCGATACGTACCCGGAGTCGATCACGCTGTACTACATCAACCATCCCAACTCACATTGGCCACTAAGCCCCGAAGGAAAAGACGCCCTGGCAGACGAGACACCGCTCGAAACACTTTCGGTCGGTGACTTTCTCCGCCTGCGGAATCCGGCCGGGATCAGAACGCTGGTGCTCGCGGGCTTTCAGTTGAGCCTCGTCTTCTTCGCTATCGGAATCGTGGCTCCGCTTATCGCAAGCGGCCTGCTCGTCCAGAGTTCGAACGCCTACTGGGAGGTTTCAGGGAACCTGTTCGTCCTCTGTGCCGGTCTGCTGATCCTCGAGCGTGGTGTCAGGAAGCTCCGAACGGATGGGATCCGTGTCAGCAGCGTTCGCTCGAGTAAAGCGGAATCGAAGTAGCTTCGAATTCCACTGCAATCAATCACGACGCCAGCGAACATCGCCACCCACACTACCCAACATATGTCCAACGAACACGACCATCCGACGGCATCGACGACACAACCAGGACCGAGCATTCTCGAGGAGCGGACGCTTTCGGGAATCTTCGTCCACGTTCTCGGACTCGGGACTGGCGTCATGCTCCCCGCACTCGTCTATCTGGTCGCCGAGAACGAGTTCACGCGCGAGAACGCTCGGAACGCGTTCAACTGGCAGGTGATCGTGACCGGCGTCTTCACGGTCATGTTCGGACTCCTCGGCGGCGCAATCACGATTGATTCCGTGTTTCCAGAGGAGTCGGCCGTTCAGTATCTCGGACTGGCGTTGCTCGTCAGCGGGGCGATCATCATGTTCGGATCGACGCTTTTCTTTTTCGTCAATTTCGCCTTCGGGCTGATTGCGATGGGGAAGGCAATCTTCGGGACGGCATGGGCCTACCCGCTTGCACCAGATTTCGTCGGCTGGCTCGCAGCGAGAACTAGCGACGATAGTCGCTGGTGGCGAGTCCTCGTCCCACACCTGCTTATCACGCCGCTACTGGGAGCGTTTTTCGCCCTCGAGTCGGGGACGGAAAACGACCCACTGTTTGTCGTCGGTTTCGGACTCGTACTGGCGGTACTCCTTACGTCCGTCCTCACACCGGGTGTACTCGTACGTGATATGCAATCCGTTGCCGCGAGGACGTCGTGGCAGCCACAGTGGCTGTGGTACATTGGGGGTCCAGCTATTGTCGCCGTGTTCACCTATCTCGTCGCGGCCGTCCAGTTCACCTCCGAAAATCCAGGCGGGGATGCGATTTACGCGTTCGCGGGCGCGCTCTGGGTTACCGTACTCATCTACCTGCTCAGACGCTATCGGCAGGTTGGCGCGTCGTAGAATCTGCTTCCCTGTTAGAGACCGCTTCGAATCCGTTCCTCTGCCTCCTCGAGCGCTTCTTCCCGGTCGAACGCTTCGATAATCCCCTCGAGTTCGCCCTCTCCAGCGTCGGCCAACTCCTGTGCAT
The Natronolimnobius baerhuensis DNA segment above includes these coding regions:
- a CDS encoding helix-turn-helix domain-containing protein, with translation MASLPPWIDTRIDDGLNKKLTQRHVVETMLEADRPYFSAEQIRARVRPDVSKETVRLRLNELLEIDVIAADTYPESITLYYINHPNSHWPLSPEGKDALADETPLETLSVGDFLRLRNPAGIRTLVLAGFQLSLVFFAIGIVAPLIASGLLVQSSNAYWEVSGNLFVLCAGLLILERGVRKLRTDGIRVSSVRSSKAESK
- a CDS encoding DUF4870 domain-containing protein: MSNEHDHPTASTTQPGPSILEERTLSGIFVHVLGLGTGVMLPALVYLVAENEFTRENARNAFNWQVIVTGVFTVMFGLLGGAITIDSVFPEESAVQYLGLALLVSGAIIMFGSTLFFFVNFAFGLIAMGKAIFGTAWAYPLAPDFVGWLAARTSDDSRWWRVLVPHLLITPLLGAFFALESGTENDPLFVVGFGLVLAVLLTSVLTPGVLVRDMQSVAARTSWQPQWLWYIGGPAIVAVFTYLVAAVQFTSENPGGDAIYAFAGALWVTVLIYLLRRYRQVGAS